A section of the Streptomyces sp. NBC_01591 genome encodes:
- a CDS encoding 3-keto-5-aminohexanoate cleavage protein: protein MHFLDDSLLPENQEKLVIQAAPYGPEWLPGDADDLPLTMDEHVQAAVDCYNAGATVLHIHVRELDGHGSKRMSMFNELLGRLREAVPDMVLQIGGSISFAPEGEGADAKWLSYDTRHLLAELTPRPDQVTIAINTSQMNIVEIMTDDDLTGTSIAKPDYYKAYRDMVVEAGPDFYLEHLKRLHANDIQPHFQLATMAQLETVERLIRSGVYTGPLVLNYVAIGGGFAGRHPADLIEFVRRVPDGAVLTIESSMRAVAPMNAIAIALGVHVRVGNEDNLWASKGERMSSVRQIEQMVRISDALGRDIASGAEAKEIYRIGEYYTDTDQTLARLGMVPNRRPGQRGFMLRDTTR from the coding sequence ATGCACTTCCTCGATGACTCCCTGCTGCCCGAGAACCAGGAAAAGCTGGTGATCCAGGCCGCTCCCTACGGCCCGGAGTGGCTCCCCGGCGACGCCGACGACCTCCCCCTGACCATGGACGAGCACGTCCAGGCCGCCGTCGACTGCTACAACGCCGGCGCCACCGTGCTCCACATCCACGTACGCGAACTGGACGGTCACGGCTCCAAGCGCATGTCCATGTTCAACGAACTGCTCGGACGGCTGCGCGAGGCCGTTCCGGACATGGTCCTGCAGATCGGGGGATCCATCTCGTTCGCTCCCGAGGGCGAGGGTGCCGATGCGAAATGGCTGAGCTACGACACCCGCCACCTGCTGGCAGAACTCACCCCGCGTCCCGACCAGGTGACGATCGCCATCAACACCAGCCAGATGAACATCGTCGAGATCATGACGGACGACGATCTGACCGGCACCTCCATCGCCAAGCCCGACTACTACAAGGCCTACCGCGACATGGTCGTCGAGGCCGGTCCCGACTTCTACCTCGAACACCTGAAGCGCCTGCACGCCAACGACATCCAGCCGCACTTCCAACTCGCCACCATGGCACAGCTGGAGACCGTCGAGCGCCTCATCCGCAGCGGCGTGTACACAGGCCCGCTGGTCCTCAACTACGTGGCCATCGGCGGCGGATTCGCCGGGCGCCACCCAGCCGACCTGATCGAGTTCGTCCGCCGCGTCCCCGACGGCGCCGTCCTCACCATCGAGTCCTCGATGCGCGCCGTCGCCCCCATGAACGCCATCGCCATCGCCCTCGGCGTGCACGTCCGCGTGGGCAACGAGGACAACCTGTGGGCGAGCAAGGGCGAGCGCATGAGCTCCGTCCGACAGATCGAGCAAATGGTGCGGATCTCCGACGCCCTCGGTCGCGACATCGCGAGCGGCGCGGAGGCCAAGGAGATCTACCGCATCGGCGAGTACTACACCGACACCGACCAGACCCTGGCCCGGCTCGGCATGGTGCCCAACCGGCGTCCCGGACAGCGCGGGTTCATGCTCCGCGACACGACCCGCTGA
- a CDS encoding TauD/TfdA family dioxygenase produces MPRSRLEFADEIGIPPLGAAECTEEERRRIMVGRPSVEIPRSPCTGSAVWRGPELAHSRAWEWHLAPAQLDELDAALQAVRVRGTPLLRITADRFPVPGLASQLACMAEELEYGRGFVLVRRIPVERPGLAAAGVLLWGLGRHLGIPVSQNATGHMLGHIEDTHEVRAARPFHTDEADMLALLCLRNDGSGGHAALASSAAVHNTVLARRPELIGGLYRTHFLDRLGEQAPGQRPCHAVPLAHRGLERFSLRYDRHRLESAQRFPDVPRLTPGDLELFDHIDGSAASPELRLDLALAPGDLLLVNNHAVLHSLTTSESTTGPGARFHALRLWLTPHRPRELPPEFWGDAHSPAGGRGGVAPRDVITPQTPTTRKPHDRPVRTPGPIRPVPR; encoded by the coding sequence ATGCCTCGTTCTCGACTCGAATTCGCGGACGAAATCGGGATTCCACCCCTTGGTGCAGCGGAATGCACCGAAGAAGAGAGGAGAAGAATCATGGTGGGCCGGCCATCAGTAGAGATTCCCCGTAGCCCCTGCACCGGTTCTGCCGTGTGGCGGGGTCCGGAGCTGGCGCACTCCCGTGCCTGGGAGTGGCATCTTGCACCGGCTCAGCTCGACGAGCTCGACGCGGCGCTGCAGGCAGTACGTGTACGGGGGACCCCGCTGCTGAGGATAACCGCAGACCGCTTCCCCGTACCGGGGCTTGCTTCACAACTTGCCTGCATGGCCGAGGAGTTGGAGTACGGCCGGGGCTTCGTCCTGGTCCGCCGCATCCCGGTCGAGAGACCTGGCCTCGCGGCGGCCGGCGTCCTTCTCTGGGGCCTGGGCCGGCACCTCGGCATCCCGGTGTCGCAGAACGCGACGGGGCACATGCTCGGCCACATCGAGGACACGCACGAGGTCCGGGCGGCGCGGCCGTTCCACACCGACGAGGCCGACATGCTCGCTCTGCTGTGCCTGCGCAATGACGGCAGCGGAGGGCATGCGGCGCTGGCCAGTTCGGCGGCGGTCCACAACACCGTGCTGGCGCGTCGACCCGAGCTCATCGGCGGTCTCTATCGCACGCATTTCCTCGACCGCCTCGGAGAGCAGGCTCCGGGGCAGCGCCCCTGTCACGCGGTGCCCCTCGCGCACCGTGGCCTGGAGAGGTTCAGCCTGCGTTACGACCGCCACCGGCTGGAGTCGGCACAGCGCTTTCCCGACGTGCCGCGTCTGACCCCCGGCGACCTGGAACTGTTCGACCACATCGACGGGTCGGCGGCCTCCCCGGAGCTCCGCCTCGACCTCGCCCTCGCCCCCGGAGACCTGCTGCTGGTCAACAACCACGCGGTCCTGCACTCCCTCACGACATCGGAGAGCACCACCGGGCCCGGAGCGCGGTTTCACGCACTCCGGTTGTGGCTCACCCCGCATCGCCCCCGCGAGCTGCCCCCGGAGTTCTGGGGCGATGCGCACTCCCCTGCCGGTGGCCGCGGCGGAGTCGCGCCACGCGATGTGATCACCCCGCAAACCCCGACGACAAGGAAGCCGCATGACCGACCTGTTCGCACTCCTGGCCCGATCCGTCCGGTCCCACGCTGA
- a CDS encoding amidohydrolase family protein, with amino-acid sequence MLNLDELVAIDVHTHAEVSAKGGTSLSAELDSAAGTYFKAEHRHPTLPEIAAHYRERKMACVVFTVDAESATGTPPVPNEEIAEAAGQNPDVIIPFAGVDPYKGKAAVRQIRRMVEEFGVKGFKFHPSIQAFHPNDRLAYPLYEAIEEAGAIAVFHTGQTGIGAGAPGGGGIRLKYSNPMDVDDVAADFPGMRIVLAHPSFPWQDEALAVATHKPQVYIDLSGWSPKYFPPQLVQYANSLLQDKVLFGSDYPLLSPDRWLADFAKLPIKDTVRPKILKENAAALLGLTNR; translated from the coding sequence ATGCTGAACCTCGACGAGCTCGTCGCGATCGACGTCCACACCCACGCCGAAGTCTCCGCCAAGGGCGGCACTTCCCTCTCGGCGGAGCTGGACAGCGCCGCCGGCACCTACTTCAAGGCCGAGCACCGCCATCCCACCCTGCCGGAGATCGCCGCCCACTACCGCGAGCGGAAGATGGCCTGCGTGGTCTTCACCGTGGACGCGGAGTCGGCCACCGGCACGCCGCCGGTGCCGAACGAGGAGATCGCCGAGGCGGCCGGGCAGAACCCGGACGTGATCATCCCGTTCGCCGGCGTCGACCCCTACAAGGGCAAGGCTGCGGTCCGTCAGATCCGCCGTATGGTGGAGGAGTTCGGGGTCAAGGGCTTCAAGTTCCACCCCAGCATCCAGGCCTTCCACCCCAACGACAGGCTGGCGTACCCGCTGTACGAGGCCATCGAGGAGGCCGGCGCGATCGCCGTCTTCCACACCGGCCAGACCGGCATCGGCGCGGGCGCCCCCGGCGGCGGTGGTATCCGGCTGAAGTACTCCAACCCCATGGACGTGGACGACGTCGCCGCCGACTTCCCCGGCATGCGGATCGTCCTCGCCCATCCGTCCTTCCCCTGGCAGGACGAGGCGCTCGCGGTGGCCACGCACAAGCCGCAGGTGTACATCGACCTGTCCGGGTGGTCTCCCAAGTACTTCCCGCCCCAGTTGGTCCAGTACGCCAACAGCCTCCTCCAGGACAAGGTCCTGTTCGGTTCCGACTATCCGCTGCTCTCCCCGGACCGCTGGCTGGCCGACTTCGCCAAGCTCCCGATCAAGGACACGGTACGTCCGAAGATCCTCAAGGAGAACGCGGCCGCCCTGCTCGGTCTGACCAACCGCTGA
- a CDS encoding long-chain-fatty-acid--CoA ligase has product MTDLFALLARSVRSHADRTAVRQGGALLTYSQLDDMTARLAALLRAKGLRAGDRVAVALPNVIHFPVVYYGILRAGGVVVPMNPLLKSGEMAFVLRDCGARLVVASPSCADEAAPAAAQAGAECLVADPAVFDALLRSIPAMTGAARCADDDTAVILYTSGTTGTPKGAELTHRNLVSNALTTARTLLRVGPDDVLFGGLPLFHAFGQTCALNTAVAAGCCLTLLPRFDAGGALETMRRDEVTVFLGVPTMYNALLQNGIGQPLPRLRLAVSGGASLPVELLHATERELGVTVLEGYGLSETSPVACFNPPDRPRKPGSIGVPVRGVELRLVADDGSPVGPGEVGELAIRGTNVMKGYWNRPDATARAFRNGWFHSGDLARVDEDGYYFVVDRKKDLVIRGGYNVYPREIEEVLYQHPDVLEAAVVGVPDPAHGEEIAAVLVLRPGTRTTSDELRDHVRQRVAAYKYPRIVQFVDALPKGATGKILKRDIVVAPPKPLDA; this is encoded by the coding sequence ATGACCGACCTGTTCGCACTCCTGGCCCGATCCGTCCGGTCCCACGCTGACCGGACGGCCGTGCGGCAGGGCGGGGCCCTGCTCACGTACTCCCAGCTCGACGACATGACCGCCCGGCTCGCTGCACTCCTGCGCGCCAAAGGGCTGCGCGCGGGCGACCGCGTGGCGGTGGCCCTGCCCAACGTCATCCACTTCCCCGTCGTGTACTACGGCATCCTGCGCGCCGGTGGCGTGGTGGTCCCGATGAATCCACTGCTGAAGTCCGGTGAAATGGCTTTCGTGCTCCGTGACTGCGGTGCCCGTCTGGTGGTGGCCTCTCCCTCCTGCGCGGACGAGGCCGCACCGGCGGCGGCGCAGGCCGGTGCGGAGTGCCTGGTCGCGGATCCGGCGGTGTTCGACGCGCTACTGCGCTCGATTCCGGCGATGACCGGGGCGGCCCGCTGCGCCGACGACGACACCGCGGTGATTCTGTACACGTCCGGCACCACGGGGACTCCGAAGGGTGCGGAGCTGACACACCGCAACCTCGTGAGCAACGCGCTGACGACGGCGCGGACGCTGCTGCGCGTGGGGCCGGACGACGTCCTGTTCGGAGGCCTCCCGTTGTTCCACGCGTTCGGGCAGACCTGCGCCCTCAACACCGCGGTCGCGGCGGGCTGTTGCCTGACCCTGCTGCCCCGCTTCGACGCGGGCGGAGCTCTGGAGACAATGCGTCGGGACGAGGTGACCGTCTTCCTGGGGGTGCCCACGATGTACAACGCGCTCCTCCAGAACGGCATCGGACAACCCCTGCCGCGGCTGCGCCTCGCGGTCTCGGGCGGCGCCTCGCTGCCTGTCGAGCTGTTGCACGCCACCGAGCGGGAACTGGGCGTCACCGTGCTGGAGGGCTACGGCCTCTCGGAGACGTCTCCGGTGGCCTGCTTCAACCCGCCGGACAGACCCCGCAAGCCCGGCTCCATCGGGGTTCCCGTTCGCGGGGTCGAGTTGCGGCTCGTCGCGGACGACGGTTCCCCGGTCGGCCCCGGCGAGGTCGGCGAACTGGCGATCCGGGGGACGAACGTCATGAAGGGATACTGGAACCGGCCGGACGCCACCGCGCGCGCCTTCCGCAACGGGTGGTTCCACAGCGGCGATCTCGCCCGAGTCGACGAGGACGGCTACTACTTCGTCGTCGACCGCAAGAAGGACCTCGTCATCCGCGGCGGCTACAACGTGTATCCGCGGGAGATCGAGGAGGTTCTGTACCAGCACCCGGACGTCCTGGAGGCCGCGGTGGTCGGTGTTCCCGACCCCGCACACGGTGAGGAGATCGCCGCCGTGCTGGTCCTGCGGCCCGGTACCCGCACGACGTCGGACGAACTGCGCGACCATGTCAGACAGCGGGTGGCAGCCTACAAGTACCCGCGGATAGTGCAGTTCGTCGACGCACTGCCCAAGGGTGCGACCGGCAAGATCCTCAAGCGGGACATCGTGGTCGCTCCGCCGAAACCCCTGGACGCCTGA
- a CDS encoding AraC family transcriptional regulator: MKPLVRNAALSNYIELSQSLGIDPRTLMKRVGLDPVGLAVQDRWISGIAVTELLELSAAAADRDEFGLLLAERRRFSNLGPISLVLREEPDVRSVIQLLVRHERMYNEMLRSRLTEANGLATVKVSLELGEVRQARQAVELAVGAFHGFLRVFLGARWRPVSVCFTHGAPRDIAAHRRHFGPVVEFDQEFNGLVFYATDLDTPNSMSDPLLRGYARQYFESIAVASETTELDRVRELIEVLLPTGRCSIEQVAGSLGVDRRTVHRHLAASGETFSSLVNATRTQLAEQLVANPRRSLTEISGLLGFSAPSAFSRWFRDQFGTSAREWRTRRAATGPVPK; the protein is encoded by the coding sequence ATGAAGCCGCTGGTCCGCAACGCAGCACTGAGCAACTACATAGAGCTCAGCCAGTCCCTCGGCATCGATCCGCGCACCCTGATGAAGCGCGTGGGTCTCGATCCGGTCGGGCTCGCCGTCCAGGACCGGTGGATCTCCGGCATCGCCGTCACCGAGCTCCTCGAACTCTCCGCCGCGGCCGCCGACCGCGACGAGTTCGGCCTGCTTCTCGCCGAGCGCCGCCGCTTCTCGAATCTCGGGCCCATCAGCCTCGTCCTGCGCGAGGAGCCCGACGTCCGCAGCGTCATCCAGCTCCTGGTCCGCCACGAGCGCATGTACAACGAGATGCTGCGCAGCCGGCTCACCGAGGCGAACGGCCTCGCCACCGTCAAGGTGAGCCTGGAGCTCGGTGAGGTGCGCCAGGCCCGGCAGGCCGTCGAGCTGGCCGTGGGTGCCTTCCACGGATTTCTACGGGTCTTCCTCGGCGCCCGCTGGCGGCCGGTGTCCGTGTGTTTCACCCACGGAGCCCCTCGCGACATCGCGGCGCACCGCCGCCACTTCGGGCCAGTGGTGGAATTCGACCAGGAATTCAACGGCCTGGTTTTCTACGCCACCGATCTCGACACCCCAAATTCGATGTCGGATCCCCTCTTGCGTGGCTACGCCCGCCAGTATTTCGAGTCCATCGCGGTGGCCTCGGAGACCACCGAGCTGGACCGGGTGCGCGAGCTGATCGAGGTCCTGCTGCCGACCGGACGCTGCTCGATCGAACAGGTCGCGGGGAGCCTCGGCGTCGACCGCAGGACCGTCCACCGGCATCTGGCCGCATCCGGCGAGACGTTCTCCTCGCTCGTCAACGCCACGCGCACACAGCTGGCCGAGCAACTGGTGGCGAACCCGCGCCGCTCCCTGACGGAGATCTCCGGCCTGCTCGGCTTCTCGGCCCCCAGCGCCTTCTCCCGCTGGTTCCGTGATCAGTTCGGCACCAGCGCACGCGAGTGGCGCACCCGGCGGGCGGCCACCGGCCCTGTCCCCAAGTGA
- a CDS encoding PaaX family transcriptional regulator, translated as MTHPDPAQGREPEPAAERGAPPRPQSLMLSFFGIHVLGTDTALSSASVIDAFARVAVGEDAVRSTLTRMVGRGLLERHRRGRRMYFSLTSRAAAVLADGQERIWRTGAVNRAWDGTWTLIGFSLPESWRRERHDLRSRLVWAGFGPLQNGLWVAPGRVDVAPLAAELGLGDRIRAFRGEVAAPTEVGPLVRTAFDIDAIAEGYRDFLVRWGGGSAPAEAGDDLGRQLLLHTDWLDLVRRDPHLPAEHLPEEWPAARAEELFRELALRFEPEASRIAHEILDRWDPARPA; from the coding sequence GTGACCCATCCCGACCCCGCCCAGGGACGCGAGCCGGAGCCTGCCGCCGAACGCGGAGCCCCACCCCGCCCCCAGTCCTTGATGCTGAGCTTCTTCGGTATCCACGTCCTCGGTACCGACACCGCGCTCTCCTCGGCGAGCGTCATCGACGCCTTCGCTCGTGTGGCGGTGGGGGAGGACGCCGTCCGCTCCACCCTCACGCGCATGGTCGGCCGCGGCCTGCTGGAGCGGCACCGACGTGGCCGCAGGATGTACTTCTCGCTCACGAGCCGCGCTGCCGCCGTGCTCGCCGACGGGCAGGAGCGTATCTGGCGCACCGGCGCCGTGAACCGAGCCTGGGACGGCACCTGGACCCTGATCGGATTCTCGCTGCCGGAATCCTGGCGACGCGAGCGCCACGACCTCCGCTCCCGGCTCGTCTGGGCCGGCTTCGGCCCGCTGCAGAACGGCCTCTGGGTCGCCCCCGGCCGGGTGGACGTTGCTCCCCTCGCGGCGGAGCTGGGACTGGGGGACCGCATCAGGGCCTTCCGGGGCGAGGTCGCCGCGCCCACCGAGGTCGGCCCCCTGGTCCGTACCGCCTTCGACATCGACGCGATCGCCGAGGGCTACCGTGACTTCCTGGTCCGCTGGGGCGGCGGCTCCGCGCCCGCCGAGGCCGGCGACGACCTCGGCCGCCAGCTCCTGCTCCACACCGACTGGCTCGACCTGGTGCGACGCGACCCCCACCTGCCGGCCGAGCACTTGCCCGAGGAGTGGCCGGCCGCGCGCGCCGAGGAGCTCTTCCGGGAGCTGGCGCTCCGCTTCGAGCCCGAGGCGAGCCGGATCGCGCACGAGATCCTCGACCGCTGGGACCCGGCCAGACCTGCCTGA
- a CDS encoding NAD(P)/FAD-dependent oxidoreductase — MDHLTSLRDAEPTPFWLDDPDRPQGTPALTGGTTCDLLVVGGGYTGLWTALVAKERDPSLDVVLIEADEAGGAASGRNGGFCESSLTHGLHNGLDRWPDEIGILERLGRENLQAIEDTVERHDIDCAWERTGSIVVATEPYQVEGLQHEAEVVARYGGNPVLLDTEAVRAEINSPTFLGGLWNKDDVAMVNPARLAWGLKRACLSLGVRVFEHTPALSLDERGAVMTTRTPYGRITARRVALATNAYPSLLRRHRPYTVPVYDYALMTEPLSERQLASVGWRGRQGFADSANQFHYVRLSADNRILWGGYDAIYRYGGRVRAEHDQRHATFATLARHFFTTFPQLDGVRFTHAWGGAIDTSTRFCVFFDTSHHGKVAYAAGYTGLGVGATRFGAEVMLDLLAGERTERTALDLVRRKPLPFPPEPVRSIGIGLTKWSLARADLNEGRRNLWLRSLDRFGLGFDS, encoded by the coding sequence ATGGACCACCTCACCTCGCTCCGGGACGCCGAACCGACCCCGTTCTGGCTGGACGACCCCGACAGGCCGCAGGGCACTCCCGCCCTGACCGGGGGCACCACCTGCGACCTCCTCGTGGTCGGCGGAGGGTACACCGGCCTCTGGACCGCCCTCGTCGCCAAGGAGCGCGACCCCTCGCTCGACGTGGTGCTCATCGAGGCCGACGAGGCCGGCGGTGCAGCTTCCGGCCGTAACGGCGGATTCTGCGAGTCCAGCCTCACCCACGGCCTGCACAACGGCCTCGACCGCTGGCCCGACGAGATCGGCATCCTCGAACGCCTGGGCCGCGAGAACCTCCAGGCGATCGAGGACACCGTCGAACGCCACGACATCGACTGCGCCTGGGAGCGCACCGGCTCCATCGTCGTCGCCACCGAGCCCTACCAGGTCGAAGGCCTCCAGCACGAGGCCGAGGTTGTCGCCCGCTACGGCGGCAACCCCGTCCTGCTCGACACCGAGGCCGTCCGGGCCGAGATCAACTCCCCGACCTTCCTCGGTGGTCTGTGGAACAAGGACGACGTCGCCATGGTCAACCCGGCCCGGCTCGCCTGGGGCCTCAAGCGCGCCTGCCTCTCCCTCGGCGTCCGCGTCTTCGAGCACACACCGGCGCTCTCGCTCGACGAGCGGGGCGCCGTGATGACAACCCGCACCCCCTACGGCAGGATCACGGCCCGACGGGTCGCCCTGGCCACGAACGCGTACCCCTCCCTGCTCCGTCGCCACCGCCCGTACACCGTCCCCGTCTACGACTACGCGCTGATGACCGAACCGCTGAGCGAGCGGCAGCTCGCCTCCGTCGGCTGGCGGGGCCGTCAGGGCTTCGCGGACAGCGCCAACCAGTTCCACTACGTGCGGCTCTCCGCGGACAACCGCATACTGTGGGGTGGCTACGACGCCATCTACCGCTACGGGGGCCGCGTCCGCGCCGAACACGACCAGCGGCACGCGACCTTCGCCACCCTGGCGCGGCACTTCTTCACGACCTTCCCGCAGCTGGACGGAGTGCGCTTCACCCACGCCTGGGGCGGGGCCATCGACACCAGCACCCGCTTCTGTGTCTTCTTCGACACGAGTCACCACGGAAAGGTCGCGTACGCGGCCGGCTACACCGGCCTCGGTGTCGGCGCGACCCGATTCGGTGCGGAGGTCATGCTCGATCTGCTCGCCGGCGAGCGCACCGAGCGCACGGCGCTCGACCTCGTCCGCCGCAAACCCCTTCCGTTCCCGCCCGAGCCGGTCCGCTCGATCGGCATCGGGCTCACCAAATGGTCCCTGGCCCGCGCCGACCTCAACGAGGGCCGCCGCAACCTCTGGCTGAGGTCTCTGGACCGCTTCGGCCTCGGCTTCGACAGCTGA
- a CDS encoding quinone oxidoreductase family protein, which translates to MAHAIRFHETGGPDVLRLEQVTVGDPGPGQVRVRHEAIGLNFADTYFRTGLYPAPLPAGLGVEGAGIVEAAGAGVTHVAEGDRVTYTGSPLGAYSTERIMPADPLIRLPDGIDCETAAAMTMRGLTAAYLLRRIHPLKPGDTILLHAAAGGVGLIICQWAKLLGLTVIGTVSTDAKAELARAHGCDHTILYRREDVAERVRELTGGAGVPLVLDSIGKDTVAGSMASLSRRGLLVCFGTASGVPPLDAMQLALHGSLFVTRPALADYIAEPTERDGLADELFGHVAAGRIAIRVNQRYTLDDAAAAHRALEAGRTTGSSVLIP; encoded by the coding sequence ATGGCACACGCCATCCGCTTCCATGAGACCGGCGGCCCCGACGTCCTGCGGCTGGAGCAGGTCACCGTCGGTGACCCGGGCCCCGGACAGGTCCGCGTCCGGCACGAGGCCATCGGCCTCAACTTCGCCGACACCTACTTCCGCACCGGCCTCTACCCGGCGCCGCTGCCCGCCGGTCTCGGTGTCGAGGGCGCCGGCATCGTCGAGGCCGCCGGCGCGGGCGTCACCCACGTCGCCGAGGGCGACCGCGTCACGTACACCGGCAGCCCGCTCGGCGCCTACAGCACCGAACGGATCATGCCCGCCGACCCGCTGATCCGGCTGCCCGACGGCATCGACTGCGAGACCGCCGCCGCGATGACCATGCGTGGCCTCACCGCCGCCTACCTGCTGCGCCGGATCCATCCGCTGAAGCCCGGCGACACGATCCTGCTGCACGCCGCCGCGGGCGGTGTCGGCCTGATCATCTGCCAGTGGGCGAAGCTGCTCGGCCTCACCGTGATCGGCACGGTCTCCACGGACGCGAAGGCCGAACTCGCCCGTGCCCATGGTTGCGACCACACCATCCTGTACCGCCGGGAGGACGTCGCCGAGCGAGTGCGGGAGCTGACCGGCGGGGCAGGTGTGCCCCTCGTCCTCGACAGCATCGGCAAGGACACCGTCGCCGGGTCCATGGCCTCGCTCAGCCGCCGCGGCCTGCTGGTCTGCTTCGGCACGGCATCCGGCGTGCCGCCGCTCGACGCGATGCAACTCGCCCTCCACGGCTCGCTGTTCGTGACCCGGCCCGCACTGGCCGACTACATCGCCGAGCCGACGGAGCGCGACGGCCTGGCCGACGAGCTGTTCGGCCACGTCGCTGCCGGCCGGATCGCGATCCGTGTCAACCAGCGCTACACCCTCGACGACGCGGCGGCGGCGCACCGTGCTCTGGAGGCGGGCCGCACCACGGGTTCGTCCGTCCTCATTCCCTGA
- a CDS encoding SDR family NAD(P)-dependent oxidoreductase, with product MDLSDKVAVVTGSGRGLGLGYARSLAAAGAAVVINDVDAEAADAAVKQISAAGGRAVAEVVPVGTTSAAEALVARAVDSFGRLDVMVTNAGVLRDKVLWKMTDEDFDTVVQVHLRGTFTCVRAAVARMREQGEGGRIIVAGSPAGQLGNFGQTNYAAAKAGVAAMVRTWAMELARAGITANAVIPVAATAMTKTIPAFAPHIEALEQDGTAFPDSLRKGEGFGTVEDVAGLVTFLASNASADVNGQCIGIGGDKLSLWSHPQEVSVAYADGGWSADTIAAAWPVTVGRTPQTFGIPAPRL from the coding sequence ATGGATCTCTCCGACAAGGTCGCCGTCGTCACGGGCAGCGGCCGTGGCCTCGGGCTCGGCTACGCCCGGTCCCTCGCCGCCGCCGGTGCCGCCGTGGTGATCAACGACGTCGACGCCGAGGCCGCCGACGCGGCCGTCAAGCAGATTTCCGCCGCCGGCGGCCGGGCCGTCGCCGAGGTGGTGCCGGTCGGCACCACCTCGGCAGCCGAGGCCCTGGTCGCCCGCGCGGTCGACAGCTTCGGCCGCCTCGACGTCATGGTCACCAACGCCGGTGTGCTGCGGGACAAGGTGTTGTGGAAGATGACCGACGAGGACTTCGACACCGTCGTCCAGGTACATCTGCGCGGGACCTTCACCTGCGTCCGAGCCGCCGTGGCCCGGATGCGCGAGCAGGGCGAGGGCGGGCGGATCATCGTCGCCGGCTCCCCTGCCGGGCAGCTCGGCAACTTCGGCCAGACCAACTACGCCGCCGCCAAGGCCGGCGTCGCCGCCATGGTGCGCACCTGGGCGATGGAGTTGGCGCGCGCGGGCATCACCGCGAACGCCGTCATCCCGGTCGCCGCGACCGCCATGACCAAGACCATCCCCGCCTTCGCCCCGCACATCGAGGCGCTGGAGCAGGACGGCACGGCCTTTCCCGACAGCCTGCGCAAGGGCGAGGGGTTCGGCACCGTCGAGGACGTCGCTGGTCTGGTGACCTTCCTCGCCTCGAACGCCTCGGCCGACGTGAACGGCCAGTGCATCGGCATCGGCGGCGACAAGCTGTCCCTCTGGTCGCACCCGCAGGAGGTCTCGGTGGCGTACGCCGACGGGGGCTGGAGCGCCGACACGATCGCCGCCGCCTGGCCGGTGACCGTCGGCCGCACCCCGCAGACCTTCGGCATCCCCGCCCCGCGGCTGTGA